From the genome of Manduca sexta isolate Smith_Timp_Sample1 chromosome 14, JHU_Msex_v1.0, whole genome shotgun sequence, one region includes:
- the LOC115447550 gene encoding histone deacetylase 7 isoform X6, which produces MAHESAGRTEGSPQHTPSPPHVPRLSSADTNSFHHQIMQNHAPRNNHIVERAKQTLENTFLLQLKKQQQLQQEILLQHFQQQRQQLAQEHENQIREHLKVLELQLWEQQKAMEEAAKREEAREAREAREARERHERDRSELLRKKDSHERTHSANASTQVKQKLQEFLKKKQAANGTVAGSSYRNWGIVKSSSGESITSTGATATAHPYRLTAPLPPALNAAPPQPSPSDYPLRKTASEPNILKVRLKARVIERRSSPLARRPLKPRAKQRNCEGGSPRAAGGSPAGGGACAAAPIREEEEHARAADALFSSPSLPNIPLARHHAPRLHAPPPTHHAHAQHVPHVPHVQHPTVAASLPPVSEAEASCCVSAGVGVGVGAAARLGKRPLGRTYSAPLPLGDAALQPPVAHHYLRDQIRKTVLTRAHDAAAAQLREEEGEVIDLTARRAEPATSPVGPGVVLPVLPAAPAVAGHAVEPAPLARALSSPLVGARAPPTGLAYDPLMLKHGCACGAHAPTHPEHGGRLQSVWARLCETGLAARTERTRPRKASLEELAAVHAEAHVTEFAARGRDAAPPVRRLVRLACGGLGVDSDTAWSEPHTAAAARLAAGAVLDLALRTARGELRNGFAVVRPPGHHAEPNQAMGFCFFNNVAVAARILHTRLRLQRILIVDWDVHHGNGTQQIFYEDPHVLYMSIHRHDDGNFFPGTGAPTECGAGPGLGFNVNVAWTSGTNPPLGDAEYLAAFRSVIIPIAKEYDPELVLVSCGFDAAAGHPAPLGGYKVSAACFAHMTRELMALAGGKVVLSLEGGYDLAAMCDCAQEVVRALLGEATPPPAYSELARPPAAPAQDALRTAIAVQTHHWPSIKRYSALVGLSALEAAPGLCGAGAGVGAGGAAARRGRLQTERDAADTAAAMATLSMHQAQPLPNTCLRSAESSRSVSEEPMEQDEGK; this is translated from the exons ATGGCGCACGAGAGCGCGGGCCGGACGGAGGGCTCGCCGCAGCACACGCCCTCTCCTCCGCACGTGCCGCGCCTCTCCTCAGCCGACACCAACAGCTTCCACCATCAGATCATGCAG AACCACGCACCAAGAAACAACCATATCGTGGAGAGAGCGAAACAAACTTTAGAGAACACATTCCTGTTGCAA CTGAAGAAGCAGCAGCAACTGCAGCAGGAGATACTTCTGCAGCATTTCCAGCAGCAGCGGCAGCAGCTTGCGCAAGAGCATGAGAACCAAATCAGGGAACATTTGAAA gtGTTGGAATTGCAGCTGTGGGAGCAGCAGAAGGCAATGGAGGAGGCGGCGAAGCGCGAGGAGGCGCGGGAGGCGAGGGAAGCGCGGGAAGCGAGGGAGCGGCACGAGCGGGACCGCAGCGAGCTCCTGCGCAAGAAGGACAGCCACGAGCGCACGCACAGCGCCAACGCCTCCACGCAGGTCAAGCAGAAGCTGCAG GAGTTCCTTAAGAAGAAGCAAGCCGCCAACGGGACGGTCGCCGGATCGTCGTATAGAAATTG GGGCATAGTGAAGTCGTCGTCGGGCGAGTCGATCACGTCGACGGGCGCGACGGCGACGGCGCACCCCTACCGCCTCACGGCGCCGCTGCCGCCCGCGCTCAacgccgcgccgccgcagcCCTCGCCCAGCGACTACCCGCTGCGCAAGACCG CGTCGGAGCCGAACATCCTGAAGGTGCGGCTGAAGGCGCGCGTGATCGAGCGCCGCTCCTCCCCGCTCGCGCGCCGCCCGCTCAAGCCGCGCGCCAAGCAGCGCA ACTGCGAGGGCGGGTCCCCGCGCGCGGCGGGCGGGTcgccggcgggcggcggcgcgtgcgcggcggcgcccATCCGCGAGGAGGAGGAGCACGCGCGCGCCGCCGACGCGCTGTTCTCGTCGCCGTCGCTGCCCAACATCCCGCTGGCGCGCCACCACGCGCCGCGCCTGCACGCGCCGCCGCCCACGCACCACGCGCACGCGCAGCACGTGCCGCACGTGCCGCACGTGCAGCATCCCACG GTGGCAGCATCACTGCCGCCGGTGTCAGAGGCGGAGGCGTCATGCTGCGTGAGCGCAGGTGTGGGTGTAGGGGTGGGCGCGGCGGCCCGGCTCGGCAAACGGCCGCTCGGGCGCACGTACTCCGCGCCGCTGCCGCTCGGCGACGCCGCGCTACAGCCGCCCGTTGCACACCACTATTTGCGCGACCAGATACGGAAAACT GTGCTGACGCGTGCGCACGACGCGGCTGCGGCACAGCTGCGCGAGGAGGAGGGCGAGGTCATCGACCtcaccgcgcgccgcgccgagccCGCCACCAGCCCCGTCGGGCCCGGCGTCGTGCTGCCCGTGCTGCCCGCGGCGCCGGCGGTGGCGGGGCACGCGGTGGAACCGGCGCCGTTGGCACGCGCGCTGTCTTCGCCGCTGGTGGGCGCCCGCGCGCCGCCCACGGGCCTCGCATACGACCCGCTCATGCTCAAACACGG CTGCGCGTGCGGTGCGCACGCGCCGACGCACCCGGAGCACGGCGGGCGGCTGCAGTCGGTGTGGGCGCGGCTGTGCGAGACGGGGCTGGCGGCGCGCACGGAGCGCACGCGGCCGCGCAAGGCGTCGCTGGAGGAGCTCGCCGCCGTGCACGCCGAGGCGCACGTCACGGAGTTCGCGGCGCGCGGCCGGGACGCGGCGCCGCCCGTGCGCCGCCTCGTGCGCCTGGCGTGCGGCGGGCTCGGCGTGGACTCCGACACGGCCTGGAGCGAGCCGCacacggcggcggcggcgcgcctGGCGGCCGGCGCCGTGCTGGACCTGGCGCTGCGCACCGCCCGCGGCGAGCTGCGCAACGGGTTCGCCGTCGTGCGCCCGCCCGGACACCACGCCGAGCCCAACCAGGCCATGGGCTTCTGCTTCTTCAACAACGTCGCCGTCGCCGCGCGCATCCTGCACACCAGGCTGCGTCTGCAGAGGATACTCATTGTCGACTGG GATGTTCACCACGGGAACGGCACGCAGCAGATATTCTACGAAGACCCGCACGTGCTGTACATGAGCATCCACCGACACGACGACGGCAACTTCTTCCCGGGCACGGGCGCGCCCACCGAGTGCGGCGCCGGGCCCGGGCTCGGGTTCAACGTGAACGTCGCCTGGACCTCGGGCACCAACCCGCCGCTCGGGGACGCCGAGTACCTCGCCGCCTTCCGCTCCGTCATCATCCCCATCGCGAAGGAGTACGACCCCGAGTTAGTGCTGGTGTCGTGCGGGTTCGACGCGGCGGCGGGCCACCCCGCACCCCTCGGCGGGTACAAGGTGTCGGCCGCGTGCTTCGCGCACATGACGCGCGAGCTGATGGCGCTGGCGGGCGGCAAAGTGGTGCTGTCGCTGGAGGGCGGCTACGACCTGGCCGCCATGTGCGACTGCGCGCAGGAGGTGGTGCGGGCGCTGCTGGGGGAGGCGACCCCCCCGCCCGCCTACAGCGAGCTGGCGAGACCCCCCGCCGCCCCCGCGCAGGACGCGCTGCGCACCGCCATCGCCGTGCAGACACACCACTGGCCCTCG ATCAAGCGATACAGTGCATTGGTGGGTCTGTCGGCGCTGGAGGCGGCGCCGGGCCtgtgcggcgcgggcgcgggggtgggcgcgggcggcgcggcggcgcggcgcgggcgcctGCAGACGGAGCGCGACGCCGCCGACACCGCCGCCGCCATGGCCACGCTCTCCATGCACCAGGCGCAGCCGCTGCCCAACACATGTCTACG GTCGGCGGAGAGCTCGCGCTCGGTGTCGGAGGAGCCGATGGAGCAGGACGAGGGCAAGTGA
- the LOC115447550 gene encoding histone deacetylase 7 isoform X3 translates to MADDPGRSSARSAEMAHESAGRTEGSPQHTPSPPHVPRLSSADTNSFHHQIMQNHAPRNNHIVERAKQTLENTFLLQKQQQLQQEILLQHFQQQRQQLAQEHENQIREHLKVLELQLWEQQKAMEEAAKREEAREAREAREARERHERDRSELLRKKDSHERTHSANASTQVKQKLQEFLKKKQAANGTVAGSSYRNWGIVKSSSGESITSTGATATAHPYRLTAPLPPALNAAPPQPSPSDYPLRKTASEPNILKVRLKARVIERRSSPLARRPLKPRAKQRNCEGGSPRAAGGSPAGGGACAAAPIREEEEHARAADALFSSPSLPNIPLARHHAPRLHAPPPTHHAHAQHVPHVPHVQHPTVAASLPPVSEAEASCCVSAGVGVGVGAAARLGKRPLGRTYSAPLPLGDAALQPPVAHHYLRDQIRKTVLTRAHDAAAAQLREEEGEVIDLTARRAEPATSPVGPGVVLPVLPAAPAVAGHAVEPAPLARALSSPLVGARAPPTGLAYDPLMLKHGCACGAHAPTHPEHGGRLQSVWARLCETGLAARTERTRPRKASLEELAAVHAEAHVTEFAARGRDAAPPVRRLVRLACGGLGVDSDTAWSEPHTAAAARLAAGAVLDLALRTARGELRNGFAVVRPPGHHAEPNQAMGFCFFNNVAVAARILHTRLRLQRILIVDWDVHHGNGTQQIFYEDPHVLYMSIHRHDDGNFFPGTGAPTECGAGPGLGFNVNVAWTSGTNPPLGDAEYLAAFRSVIIPIAKEYDPELVLVSCGFDAAAGHPAPLGGYKVSAACFAHMTRELMALAGGKVVLSLEGGYDLAAMCDCAQEVVRALLGEATPPPAYSELARPPAAPAQDALRTAIAVQTHHWPSIKRYSALVGLSALEAAPGLCGAGAGVGAGGAAARRGRLQTERDAADTAAAMATLSMHQAQPLPNTCLRSAESSRSVSEEPMEQDEGK, encoded by the exons CTGAGATGGCGCACGAGAGCGCGGGCCGGACGGAGGGCTCGCCGCAGCACACGCCCTCTCCTCCGCACGTGCCGCGCCTCTCCTCAGCCGACACCAACAGCTTCCACCATCAGATCATGCAG AACCACGCACCAAGAAACAACCATATCGTGGAGAGAGCGAAACAAACTTTAGAGAACACATTCCTGTTGCAA AAGCAGCAGCAACTGCAGCAGGAGATACTTCTGCAGCATTTCCAGCAGCAGCGGCAGCAGCTTGCGCAAGAGCATGAGAACCAAATCAGGGAACATTTGAAA gtGTTGGAATTGCAGCTGTGGGAGCAGCAGAAGGCAATGGAGGAGGCGGCGAAGCGCGAGGAGGCGCGGGAGGCGAGGGAAGCGCGGGAAGCGAGGGAGCGGCACGAGCGGGACCGCAGCGAGCTCCTGCGCAAGAAGGACAGCCACGAGCGCACGCACAGCGCCAACGCCTCCACGCAGGTCAAGCAGAAGCTGCAG GAGTTCCTTAAGAAGAAGCAAGCCGCCAACGGGACGGTCGCCGGATCGTCGTATAGAAATTG GGGCATAGTGAAGTCGTCGTCGGGCGAGTCGATCACGTCGACGGGCGCGACGGCGACGGCGCACCCCTACCGCCTCACGGCGCCGCTGCCGCCCGCGCTCAacgccgcgccgccgcagcCCTCGCCCAGCGACTACCCGCTGCGCAAGACCG CGTCGGAGCCGAACATCCTGAAGGTGCGGCTGAAGGCGCGCGTGATCGAGCGCCGCTCCTCCCCGCTCGCGCGCCGCCCGCTCAAGCCGCGCGCCAAGCAGCGCA ACTGCGAGGGCGGGTCCCCGCGCGCGGCGGGCGGGTcgccggcgggcggcggcgcgtgcgcggcggcgcccATCCGCGAGGAGGAGGAGCACGCGCGCGCCGCCGACGCGCTGTTCTCGTCGCCGTCGCTGCCCAACATCCCGCTGGCGCGCCACCACGCGCCGCGCCTGCACGCGCCGCCGCCCACGCACCACGCGCACGCGCAGCACGTGCCGCACGTGCCGCACGTGCAGCATCCCACG GTGGCAGCATCACTGCCGCCGGTGTCAGAGGCGGAGGCGTCATGCTGCGTGAGCGCAGGTGTGGGTGTAGGGGTGGGCGCGGCGGCCCGGCTCGGCAAACGGCCGCTCGGGCGCACGTACTCCGCGCCGCTGCCGCTCGGCGACGCCGCGCTACAGCCGCCCGTTGCACACCACTATTTGCGCGACCAGATACGGAAAACT GTGCTGACGCGTGCGCACGACGCGGCTGCGGCACAGCTGCGCGAGGAGGAGGGCGAGGTCATCGACCtcaccgcgcgccgcgccgagccCGCCACCAGCCCCGTCGGGCCCGGCGTCGTGCTGCCCGTGCTGCCCGCGGCGCCGGCGGTGGCGGGGCACGCGGTGGAACCGGCGCCGTTGGCACGCGCGCTGTCTTCGCCGCTGGTGGGCGCCCGCGCGCCGCCCACGGGCCTCGCATACGACCCGCTCATGCTCAAACACGG CTGCGCGTGCGGTGCGCACGCGCCGACGCACCCGGAGCACGGCGGGCGGCTGCAGTCGGTGTGGGCGCGGCTGTGCGAGACGGGGCTGGCGGCGCGCACGGAGCGCACGCGGCCGCGCAAGGCGTCGCTGGAGGAGCTCGCCGCCGTGCACGCCGAGGCGCACGTCACGGAGTTCGCGGCGCGCGGCCGGGACGCGGCGCCGCCCGTGCGCCGCCTCGTGCGCCTGGCGTGCGGCGGGCTCGGCGTGGACTCCGACACGGCCTGGAGCGAGCCGCacacggcggcggcggcgcgcctGGCGGCCGGCGCCGTGCTGGACCTGGCGCTGCGCACCGCCCGCGGCGAGCTGCGCAACGGGTTCGCCGTCGTGCGCCCGCCCGGACACCACGCCGAGCCCAACCAGGCCATGGGCTTCTGCTTCTTCAACAACGTCGCCGTCGCCGCGCGCATCCTGCACACCAGGCTGCGTCTGCAGAGGATACTCATTGTCGACTGG GATGTTCACCACGGGAACGGCACGCAGCAGATATTCTACGAAGACCCGCACGTGCTGTACATGAGCATCCACCGACACGACGACGGCAACTTCTTCCCGGGCACGGGCGCGCCCACCGAGTGCGGCGCCGGGCCCGGGCTCGGGTTCAACGTGAACGTCGCCTGGACCTCGGGCACCAACCCGCCGCTCGGGGACGCCGAGTACCTCGCCGCCTTCCGCTCCGTCATCATCCCCATCGCGAAGGAGTACGACCCCGAGTTAGTGCTGGTGTCGTGCGGGTTCGACGCGGCGGCGGGCCACCCCGCACCCCTCGGCGGGTACAAGGTGTCGGCCGCGTGCTTCGCGCACATGACGCGCGAGCTGATGGCGCTGGCGGGCGGCAAAGTGGTGCTGTCGCTGGAGGGCGGCTACGACCTGGCCGCCATGTGCGACTGCGCGCAGGAGGTGGTGCGGGCGCTGCTGGGGGAGGCGACCCCCCCGCCCGCCTACAGCGAGCTGGCGAGACCCCCCGCCGCCCCCGCGCAGGACGCGCTGCGCACCGCCATCGCCGTGCAGACACACCACTGGCCCTCG ATCAAGCGATACAGTGCATTGGTGGGTCTGTCGGCGCTGGAGGCGGCGCCGGGCCtgtgcggcgcgggcgcgggggtgggcgcgggcggcgcggcggcgcggcgcgggcgcctGCAGACGGAGCGCGACGCCGCCGACACCGCCGCCGCCATGGCCACGCTCTCCATGCACCAGGCGCAGCCGCTGCCCAACACATGTCTACG GTCGGCGGAGAGCTCGCGCTCGGTGTCGGAGGAGCCGATGGAGCAGGACGAGGGCAAGTGA
- the LOC115447550 gene encoding histone deacetylase 7 isoform X4, with protein MADDPGRSSARSAEMAHESAGRTEGSPQHTPSPPHVPRLSSADTNSFHHQIMQNHAPRNNHIVERAKQTLENTFLLQLKKQQQLQQEILLQHFQQQRQQLAQEHENQIREHLKLWEQQKAMEEAAKREEAREAREAREARERHERDRSELLRKKDSHERTHSANASTQVKQKLQEFLKKKQAANGTVAGSSYRNWGIVKSSSGESITSTGATATAHPYRLTAPLPPALNAAPPQPSPSDYPLRKTASEPNILKVRLKARVIERRSSPLARRPLKPRAKQRNCEGGSPRAAGGSPAGGGACAAAPIREEEEHARAADALFSSPSLPNIPLARHHAPRLHAPPPTHHAHAQHVPHVPHVQHPTVAASLPPVSEAEASCCVSAGVGVGVGAAARLGKRPLGRTYSAPLPLGDAALQPPVAHHYLRDQIRKTVLTRAHDAAAAQLREEEGEVIDLTARRAEPATSPVGPGVVLPVLPAAPAVAGHAVEPAPLARALSSPLVGARAPPTGLAYDPLMLKHGCACGAHAPTHPEHGGRLQSVWARLCETGLAARTERTRPRKASLEELAAVHAEAHVTEFAARGRDAAPPVRRLVRLACGGLGVDSDTAWSEPHTAAAARLAAGAVLDLALRTARGELRNGFAVVRPPGHHAEPNQAMGFCFFNNVAVAARILHTRLRLQRILIVDWDVHHGNGTQQIFYEDPHVLYMSIHRHDDGNFFPGTGAPTECGAGPGLGFNVNVAWTSGTNPPLGDAEYLAAFRSVIIPIAKEYDPELVLVSCGFDAAAGHPAPLGGYKVSAACFAHMTRELMALAGGKVVLSLEGGYDLAAMCDCAQEVVRALLGEATPPPAYSELARPPAAPAQDALRTAIAVQTHHWPSIKRYSALVGLSALEAAPGLCGAGAGVGAGGAAARRGRLQTERDAADTAAAMATLSMHQAQPLPNTCLRSAESSRSVSEEPMEQDEGK; from the exons CTGAGATGGCGCACGAGAGCGCGGGCCGGACGGAGGGCTCGCCGCAGCACACGCCCTCTCCTCCGCACGTGCCGCGCCTCTCCTCAGCCGACACCAACAGCTTCCACCATCAGATCATGCAG AACCACGCACCAAGAAACAACCATATCGTGGAGAGAGCGAAACAAACTTTAGAGAACACATTCCTGTTGCAA CTGAAGAAGCAGCAGCAACTGCAGCAGGAGATACTTCTGCAGCATTTCCAGCAGCAGCGGCAGCAGCTTGCGCAAGAGCATGAGAACCAAATCAGGGAACATTTGAAA CTGTGGGAGCAGCAGAAGGCAATGGAGGAGGCGGCGAAGCGCGAGGAGGCGCGGGAGGCGAGGGAAGCGCGGGAAGCGAGGGAGCGGCACGAGCGGGACCGCAGCGAGCTCCTGCGCAAGAAGGACAGCCACGAGCGCACGCACAGCGCCAACGCCTCCACGCAGGTCAAGCAGAAGCTGCAG GAGTTCCTTAAGAAGAAGCAAGCCGCCAACGGGACGGTCGCCGGATCGTCGTATAGAAATTG GGGCATAGTGAAGTCGTCGTCGGGCGAGTCGATCACGTCGACGGGCGCGACGGCGACGGCGCACCCCTACCGCCTCACGGCGCCGCTGCCGCCCGCGCTCAacgccgcgccgccgcagcCCTCGCCCAGCGACTACCCGCTGCGCAAGACCG CGTCGGAGCCGAACATCCTGAAGGTGCGGCTGAAGGCGCGCGTGATCGAGCGCCGCTCCTCCCCGCTCGCGCGCCGCCCGCTCAAGCCGCGCGCCAAGCAGCGCA ACTGCGAGGGCGGGTCCCCGCGCGCGGCGGGCGGGTcgccggcgggcggcggcgcgtgcgcggcggcgcccATCCGCGAGGAGGAGGAGCACGCGCGCGCCGCCGACGCGCTGTTCTCGTCGCCGTCGCTGCCCAACATCCCGCTGGCGCGCCACCACGCGCCGCGCCTGCACGCGCCGCCGCCCACGCACCACGCGCACGCGCAGCACGTGCCGCACGTGCCGCACGTGCAGCATCCCACG GTGGCAGCATCACTGCCGCCGGTGTCAGAGGCGGAGGCGTCATGCTGCGTGAGCGCAGGTGTGGGTGTAGGGGTGGGCGCGGCGGCCCGGCTCGGCAAACGGCCGCTCGGGCGCACGTACTCCGCGCCGCTGCCGCTCGGCGACGCCGCGCTACAGCCGCCCGTTGCACACCACTATTTGCGCGACCAGATACGGAAAACT GTGCTGACGCGTGCGCACGACGCGGCTGCGGCACAGCTGCGCGAGGAGGAGGGCGAGGTCATCGACCtcaccgcgcgccgcgccgagccCGCCACCAGCCCCGTCGGGCCCGGCGTCGTGCTGCCCGTGCTGCCCGCGGCGCCGGCGGTGGCGGGGCACGCGGTGGAACCGGCGCCGTTGGCACGCGCGCTGTCTTCGCCGCTGGTGGGCGCCCGCGCGCCGCCCACGGGCCTCGCATACGACCCGCTCATGCTCAAACACGG CTGCGCGTGCGGTGCGCACGCGCCGACGCACCCGGAGCACGGCGGGCGGCTGCAGTCGGTGTGGGCGCGGCTGTGCGAGACGGGGCTGGCGGCGCGCACGGAGCGCACGCGGCCGCGCAAGGCGTCGCTGGAGGAGCTCGCCGCCGTGCACGCCGAGGCGCACGTCACGGAGTTCGCGGCGCGCGGCCGGGACGCGGCGCCGCCCGTGCGCCGCCTCGTGCGCCTGGCGTGCGGCGGGCTCGGCGTGGACTCCGACACGGCCTGGAGCGAGCCGCacacggcggcggcggcgcgcctGGCGGCCGGCGCCGTGCTGGACCTGGCGCTGCGCACCGCCCGCGGCGAGCTGCGCAACGGGTTCGCCGTCGTGCGCCCGCCCGGACACCACGCCGAGCCCAACCAGGCCATGGGCTTCTGCTTCTTCAACAACGTCGCCGTCGCCGCGCGCATCCTGCACACCAGGCTGCGTCTGCAGAGGATACTCATTGTCGACTGG GATGTTCACCACGGGAACGGCACGCAGCAGATATTCTACGAAGACCCGCACGTGCTGTACATGAGCATCCACCGACACGACGACGGCAACTTCTTCCCGGGCACGGGCGCGCCCACCGAGTGCGGCGCCGGGCCCGGGCTCGGGTTCAACGTGAACGTCGCCTGGACCTCGGGCACCAACCCGCCGCTCGGGGACGCCGAGTACCTCGCCGCCTTCCGCTCCGTCATCATCCCCATCGCGAAGGAGTACGACCCCGAGTTAGTGCTGGTGTCGTGCGGGTTCGACGCGGCGGCGGGCCACCCCGCACCCCTCGGCGGGTACAAGGTGTCGGCCGCGTGCTTCGCGCACATGACGCGCGAGCTGATGGCGCTGGCGGGCGGCAAAGTGGTGCTGTCGCTGGAGGGCGGCTACGACCTGGCCGCCATGTGCGACTGCGCGCAGGAGGTGGTGCGGGCGCTGCTGGGGGAGGCGACCCCCCCGCCCGCCTACAGCGAGCTGGCGAGACCCCCCGCCGCCCCCGCGCAGGACGCGCTGCGCACCGCCATCGCCGTGCAGACACACCACTGGCCCTCG ATCAAGCGATACAGTGCATTGGTGGGTCTGTCGGCGCTGGAGGCGGCGCCGGGCCtgtgcggcgcgggcgcgggggtgggcgcgggcggcgcggcggcgcggcgcgggcgcctGCAGACGGAGCGCGACGCCGCCGACACCGCCGCCGCCATGGCCACGCTCTCCATGCACCAGGCGCAGCCGCTGCCCAACACATGTCTACG GTCGGCGGAGAGCTCGCGCTCGGTGTCGGAGGAGCCGATGGAGCAGGACGAGGGCAAGTGA